In the Aromatoleum bremense genome, one interval contains:
- a CDS encoding methylated-DNA--[protein]-cysteine S-methyltransferase, producing MGSHQTDSSGATFAATLSVPFGAFGIRVAGNAIHELVFLPPGTRAIPPDCALAERAATQIYAWLEDPDRPFDLPLATRGTLFQRRVWDAIAAIPRGETRQYAHLSDALGSAARAVGQACRANPFPLVIPCHRVVSATGIGGFAGASGGYLIDAKHWLLAFEANR from the coding sequence ATGGGCTCCCACCAGACTGATTCATCCGGCGCCACTTTCGCCGCGACACTCTCCGTGCCGTTCGGCGCGTTCGGCATCCGCGTGGCAGGAAATGCCATCCACGAACTCGTCTTCCTCCCCCCGGGCACGCGCGCAATACCGCCTGACTGCGCGCTCGCCGAGCGCGCCGCCACCCAGATCTACGCGTGGCTGGAAGACCCGGACCGTCCCTTCGACCTGCCACTGGCGACGCGTGGCACATTGTTTCAGCGGCGGGTATGGGACGCGATCGCGGCGATCCCGCGCGGCGAGACGCGGCAGTACGCCCATCTCTCGGATGCGCTCGGCAGCGCCGCCCGAGCGGTCGGCCAGGCTTGCCGGGCAAACCCGTTTCCCCTCGTGATTCCCTGCCATCGCGTCGTGTCCGCGACAGGCATCGGCGGATTTGCCGGCGCATCCGGAGGCTACCTGATCGACGCAAAGCACTGGCTTCTCGCTTTCGAGGCAAACCGGTGA
- a CDS encoding glutamate-5-semialdehyde dehydrogenase: MDIHDYMQTLGRQARAASRVLAAASTADKNAALVAMAAAIREQAGELLAANARDLDEARAAGLEAALIDRLTLTAKGVEAMAEGLEQVAGLPDPVGEITDVKRRPSGIQVGKMRVPLGVIGIIYEARPNVTADAAALCLKSGNAAILRGGREALHCNQAIAQCVRAGLAAAGLPETSVQVVETTDRAAVGHLITMPEFVDVIVPRGGKGLIERISKEARVPVIKHLDGNCHVYIDRDADVAKVVPIVENSKTQRYGTCNTAESLLVAREVAPRLLPEIGRMLAKKGVEMRGCEQSLAILRAAGIAADKLRAASEQDWSEEYLAPIIAVKVVAGLDDAIAHINTYSSGHTEAIVTENYTSAMRFLREVDSSSVMVNASTRFADGFEYGLGAEIGISTDKIHARGPVGLEGLTSQKWIVFGNGEVRR; encoded by the coding sequence ATGGACATTCACGACTACATGCAGACTCTGGGTCGCCAGGCACGCGCCGCCTCGCGCGTGCTTGCGGCCGCTTCGACGGCAGACAAGAACGCCGCGCTCGTCGCGATGGCCGCAGCCATTCGGGAACAGGCCGGGGAACTGCTCGCGGCGAACGCACGCGACCTCGACGAGGCGCGCGCCGCGGGACTCGAAGCGGCGCTGATCGATCGCCTCACCCTGACTGCCAAGGGCGTCGAGGCGATGGCCGAAGGGCTCGAACAGGTCGCAGGACTGCCCGACCCGGTTGGCGAGATCACCGATGTCAAGCGTCGCCCGTCCGGCATCCAGGTCGGCAAGATGCGCGTGCCGCTCGGTGTCATCGGCATCATCTACGAGGCGCGCCCCAACGTGACCGCCGACGCCGCGGCGCTGTGCCTCAAGTCCGGCAACGCCGCAATCCTGCGTGGCGGCAGGGAGGCGCTGCACTGCAACCAGGCGATCGCGCAGTGCGTCCGGGCAGGACTCGCCGCTGCCGGGTTGCCGGAAACGTCGGTACAGGTCGTCGAGACCACCGACCGCGCCGCGGTCGGCCACCTCATCACGATGCCCGAGTTCGTCGACGTCATCGTTCCCCGCGGCGGCAAAGGTCTGATCGAACGCATTTCGAAGGAAGCGCGGGTGCCGGTCATCAAGCACCTCGACGGCAACTGCCACGTCTATATCGATCGCGATGCCGATGTGGCGAAAGTCGTGCCGATCGTCGAAAATTCCAAAACGCAGCGCTACGGCACCTGCAACACGGCGGAATCATTGCTCGTCGCCCGCGAGGTCGCGCCGCGCCTGCTGCCGGAAATCGGCCGGATGCTCGCGAAAAAGGGCGTCGAGATGCGCGGTTGCGAGCAATCACTGGCAATCCTGCGCGCGGCCGGCATTGCCGCGGACAAGCTGCGGGCCGCGAGCGAGCAGGACTGGTCCGAGGAATACCTCGCCCCCATCATCGCGGTGAAAGTGGTTGCCGGCCTCGACGACGCCATCGCGCACATCAACACCTACAGCTCGGGCCATACTGAAGCGATCGTCACCGAAAACTACACCAGCGCGATGCGCTTCCTGCGCGAGGTGGACTCGTCCTCGGTGATGGTCAATGCTTCGACGCGCTTCGCCGACGGCTTCGAATACGGTCTCGGGGCGGAAATCGGAATCTCGACGGACAAGATCCACGCCCGCGGCCCGGTGGGACTCGAGGGGCTGACCAGCCAGAAATGGATCGTCTTCGGCAACGGGGAAGTCCGCCGCTGA